A single Carnobacterium alterfunditum DSM 5972 DNA region contains:
- a CDS encoding lipoate--protein ligase family protein: protein MIITDNKKISTDYSYELYEAETMPFANKAISHFALTDSLLRYAGKYQKNILHFWPTSNLVILGMMDTKLPYFKDALEVIDRYAHPYIVRNSGGLAVVGDEGVLNFSLILPEDPKQKMTINTGYEHMLQLINNSLKAYGKKSLAYEIKDSYCPGEYDLSIDGKKFAGISQRRLKNGVAIMIYISVNGNQFKRAEMIREFYQAGLKGETVKWQFPSVDPTVMATLEDLLGISLTVDGMKNLILRTLLKNNCTIIPGEYSSEIITDYNEGFEKMIRRNQQMLGTSIDKELIK, encoded by the coding sequence ATGATAATTACTGATAATAAAAAAATCTCAACGGATTATTCTTATGAACTTTATGAAGCTGAAACAATGCCTTTTGCTAACAAAGCTATTTCTCATTTTGCTTTGACAGATAGTTTATTGCGTTATGCTGGAAAGTATCAAAAAAATATTTTGCATTTTTGGCCAACTTCAAATCTAGTCATTTTAGGCATGATGGATACCAAACTACCTTACTTCAAAGATGCTTTAGAAGTTATTGACCGTTACGCTCATCCTTATATTGTACGCAATTCAGGAGGGTTAGCTGTAGTTGGAGATGAGGGTGTGCTAAACTTTTCCCTTATACTACCTGAGGATCCTAAACAAAAAATGACTATAAATACTGGATATGAGCATATGCTGCAGCTAATCAATAATTCTCTCAAAGCCTATGGAAAAAAAAGCTTAGCTTATGAAATCAAAGACTCTTATTGCCCAGGAGAGTATGATTTAAGTATCGATGGAAAAAAATTTGCCGGAATCTCGCAAAGGCGTTTAAAAAATGGCGTAGCAATCATGATATACATCAGTGTAAATGGCAATCAGTTTAAAAGAGCTGAAATGATACGCGAATTTTATCAAGCTGGATTAAAGGGCGAAACGGTAAAATGGCAATTTCCATCAGTTGATCCTACCGTAATGGCTACATTGGAGGATTTGCTTGGTATTTCTTTAACCGTAGACGGAATGAAAAACCTGATTCTACGTACCCTTCTTAAAAATAACTGCACAATCATACCTGGTGAGTATTCTTCAGAGATAATAACCGACTATAATGAAGGTTTCGAAAAAATGATACGCCGTAACCAGCAAATGCTTGGCACTTCAATTGATAAGGAGCTGATCAAATGA
- a CDS encoding DUF1934 domain-containing protein, with amino-acid sequence MVNIGIENYEVKQLDLSKGRAAQIHLETIISQGNETEKHVFDEAGKVVQMNSSYYIRFQETYESGVIPVTVKIDPSGIVTLTRKGETTTRMRFDKGERFETLYHTPQGEVKIETMTKNMQISYTDEPFSGRVYIEYDLFLGKEKLGDYKLQLLFTI; translated from the coding sequence ATGGTGAATATAGGAATTGAAAATTATGAGGTGAAACAATTGGATCTATCAAAAGGAAGAGCAGCTCAGATACATTTAGAGACGATCATTTCTCAAGGCAATGAAACTGAAAAACATGTATTTGACGAAGCTGGTAAAGTTGTTCAAATGAATTCGTCTTATTATATTCGTTTCCAAGAAACCTATGAATCAGGAGTCATTCCTGTAACGGTTAAAATCGATCCTTCTGGAATCGTTACCCTTACGCGTAAAGGTGAAACGACTACGCGAATGAGATTTGATAAAGGTGAACGGTTTGAAACGCTCTATCATACGCCACAAGGTGAAGTGAAAATTGAAACAATGACAAAAAATATGCAAATCAGTTATACAGATGAACCTTTTTCTGGGAGAGTATATATTGAATATGACTTATTTTTAGGAAAAGAAAAATTAGGAGATTACAAATTACAATTGCTTTTTACTATTTAA
- the rpoE gene encoding DNA-directed RNA polymerase subunit delta, which yields MKLAQFEDQNKDELSMIEVAHAILDQKGEILDFSALLKEVQDFLNINSKEITSKTSQFYTDLNIDGSFISLGENRWGLRSWYPIDFIDEEVTQGNEDEAPRRKKRKKASAFVTGEDDIDYNDDDPEDDDSPEEEEDDNATTYGGRVSVDEHGVMVDDEDKEDLGEYKKDLSELGTDDEEDELPDGVEGELTIIEDEDEEDSDEEEY from the coding sequence GTGAAATTAGCACAATTTGAGGATCAAAACAAAGATGAATTGTCAATGATTGAAGTAGCACATGCCATCTTAGATCAAAAAGGAGAAATACTTGATTTCTCAGCTTTATTAAAAGAAGTACAGGATTTTCTAAATATAAATTCAAAAGAAATTACAAGTAAAACTTCTCAATTTTATACAGATTTAAATATTGACGGTAGTTTTATTTCCTTAGGAGAAAATCGTTGGGGATTGCGTTCATGGTATCCAATTGATTTTATTGACGAAGAAGTTACTCAAGGAAATGAAGATGAAGCTCCACGTCGTAAAAAACGCAAAAAAGCTAGTGCATTTGTTACAGGTGAAGATGATATTGATTACAATGATGATGACCCTGAGGACGATGATTCTCCTGAAGAGGAAGAAGATGATAATGCTACTACTTACGGTGGACGCGTTTCTGTTGATGAACACGGTGTAATGGTTGACGATGAAGATAAAGAAGATCTTGGAGAATACAAGAAAGATTTGTCTGAACTAGGTACTGATGATGAAGAAGATGAATTACCTGACGGTGTTGAAGGGGAACTTACAATCATTGAAGACGAAGATGAAGAAGATTCTGACGAAGAAGAGTATTAA
- a CDS encoding CTP synthase yields the protein MTKYIFVTGGVVSSIGKGIAAASLGRLLKNRGLKVTIQKFDPYINVDPGTMSPYQHGEVFVTDDGAETDLDLGHYERFIDINLNQYSNVTTGKIYSEVIRKERKGEYLGATVQVIPHITNEIKEKIMRAGQTTDSDIVITEVGGTVGDIESLPFLEALRQMKSDVGADNVMYIHTTLIPYLGAAGEMKTKPTQHSVKELRGLGIQPNLLVIRTEKPVPQSLKDKLASFCDVYPEAIIESRDVDTLYSIPLNLQKQNMDQIVCDHLKIDAPPADMSEWIALEQKVLHLSKKTKIALVGKYVELPDAYLSVIESLNHAGYAVDSEIEVDWINAEEVTPDNIESKLKNADGILVPGGFGDRGLEGKILAIQYARENKVPFLGICLGMQLACVEYARNVVGLEGAHSAETDPDTPYNIIDLMLNQKDVVNMGGTLRLGLYPCKLKPGSVAANVYDNAEVVQERHRHRYEFNNEYRNMMEEKGLVFSGVSPDNRLVEIVELSDHPFYIACQFHPEFISRPNRPQKLFLGFVKAALNN from the coding sequence ATGACAAAATATATTTTTGTAACAGGTGGAGTAGTATCTTCAATAGGCAAAGGAATTGCAGCGGCATCTCTAGGACGGTTATTAAAAAACCGCGGATTAAAAGTAACGATCCAAAAATTTGATCCTTACATCAATGTTGACCCAGGTACAATGAGTCCTTATCAACATGGAGAAGTTTTTGTAACAGATGATGGAGCTGAAACCGACTTAGACTTAGGTCATTACGAACGGTTTATTGATATCAATTTAAATCAATATTCGAATGTAACAACGGGGAAAATCTATTCTGAAGTCATACGCAAAGAACGCAAGGGAGAGTACTTGGGGGCAACAGTACAAGTTATTCCGCATATTACCAATGAAATCAAAGAAAAAATTATGCGTGCAGGACAAACAACCGATTCTGATATCGTCATAACAGAAGTTGGTGGGACAGTAGGAGATATTGAGTCATTACCTTTCCTAGAAGCCTTACGTCAAATGAAAAGTGATGTTGGTGCAGATAATGTTATGTACATCCATACAACGTTGATTCCTTATCTTGGGGCAGCTGGTGAAATGAAAACCAAACCAACACAACATAGTGTGAAAGAATTACGTGGATTAGGGATCCAGCCTAATCTGTTAGTCATCCGTACAGAAAAACCTGTTCCGCAAAGTTTGAAAGATAAACTAGCTTCATTTTGTGATGTCTATCCTGAGGCTATTATTGAGTCACGTGATGTAGACACGTTATATTCTATTCCTTTAAATTTGCAGAAACAAAATATGGATCAAATCGTTTGTGACCATCTTAAAATTGATGCCCCACCTGCTGACATGTCAGAGTGGATCGCGTTAGAACAAAAAGTACTGCATTTATCTAAGAAAACAAAAATTGCATTAGTCGGAAAATATGTTGAATTACCAGATGCGTATTTATCCGTTATCGAATCATTAAATCATGCAGGATATGCGGTAGACTCTGAAATTGAAGTAGATTGGATCAATGCTGAAGAAGTGACACCGGATAATATTGAAAGTAAATTGAAAAATGCGGATGGGATTTTAGTTCCAGGCGGATTTGGCGATCGCGGCTTAGAAGGTAAAATTTTAGCTATTCAATATGCACGTGAAAATAAGGTTCCTTTCTTAGGTATTTGCTTAGGAATGCAACTAGCATGTGTAGAATATGCACGTAATGTTGTAGGTTTAGAAGGCGCTCACTCAGCAGAAACAGATCCAGATACGCCATATAACATTATCGATTTGATGTTGAATCAAAAAGATGTGGTCAATATGGGAGGTACGTTGCGTCTAGGGCTATACCCATGCAAACTAAAACCTGGTTCTGTAGCAGCTAACGTATACGATAATGCTGAAGTTGTTCAAGAACGCCACCGCCACCGTTATGAGTTTAACAATGAATACCGGAATATGATGGAAGAAAAAGGCTTAGTCTTTTCAGGAGTTTCACCCGATAATCGTCTAGTTGAGATTGTGGAGTTATCTGACCATCCATTTTATATAGCTTGTCAATTCCATCCAGAATTCATCTCTCGTCCGAATCGCCCGCAAAAATTATTCTTAGGATTTGTAAAAGCAGCATTAAATAACTAG
- the fba gene encoding class II fructose-1,6-bisphosphate aldolase codes for MSRLVSMTDMLNKALEGKYAVGQFNINNLEWTQAVLAAAEAEKSPVILGVSEGAGKYMGGPKVVAAMVESLMETMNITVPVALHLDHGSSFENCKAAIDAGYSSVMIDNSAFAIDKNIEATKKVVEYAHSKDVSVEAEVGTVGGTEDGVTGGVNYADPQECLRMVTEAKIDALAAALGSVHGDYEGEPVLGFGEMKEISELTKAPLVLHGGSGIPEFQIKKAIENGHSKINVNTELQQVWTKAIREKLNTDDKVYDPRKVIAPGKDAIVATVKTTMQRFGSSNKA; via the coding sequence ATGAGTCGTTTAGTTAGTATGACAGATATGTTAAACAAAGCGTTAGAAGGTAAATATGCAGTAGGTCAATTCAATATCAACAACCTTGAATGGACACAAGCTGTATTAGCAGCTGCTGAAGCAGAAAAATCACCAGTTATTTTAGGTGTTTCTGAAGGAGCAGGTAAATACATGGGTGGCCCTAAAGTTGTAGCAGCAATGGTTGAATCTTTGATGGAAACAATGAACATCACAGTACCAGTTGCATTACACTTAGACCATGGTTCTTCTTTCGAAAATTGTAAAGCTGCAATTGATGCTGGTTATTCTTCTGTAATGATCGATAACTCTGCATTCGCAATTGATAAAAATATCGAAGCAACTAAAAAAGTTGTAGAATATGCTCATTCAAAAGACGTATCAGTAGAAGCAGAAGTTGGAACTGTTGGTGGTACTGAAGATGGCGTTACTGGCGGAGTAAACTACGCAGACCCACAAGAATGTCTACGTATGGTAACTGAAGCTAAGATCGATGCTTTAGCTGCTGCTTTAGGATCAGTACATGGTGACTATGAAGGAGAACCAGTTCTAGGTTTCGGTGAAATGAAAGAAATCTCTGAATTAACTAAAGCTCCTTTAGTATTACATGGCGGATCTGGAATCCCAGAATTCCAAATTAAAAAAGCAATTGAAAATGGACATTCTAAAATCAATGTGAATACTGAATTACAACAAGTTTGGACAAAAGCTATACGTGAAAAATTAAACACTGACGATAAAGTTTATGACCCACGTAAAGTTATTGCACCTGGTAAAGATGCAATCGTTGCAACAGTTAAAACAACTATGCAAAGATTTGGATCTTCTAACAAAGCTTAA
- a CDS encoding UDP-N-acetylglucosamine 1-carboxyvinyltransferase, whose product MKKLVINGGKKLSGEVTINGAKNSTVALIPAAILADSPVVLEGVPDIQDVHSLIDILNIMKVETTFDGSTLTIDPTHMVSIPMPNGKIKSLRASYYFMGALLTKFGKGVVGLPGGCFLGPRPIDQHLKGFRALGATVDNEMGAMYLRTDEKGLVGTRMYLDVVSIGATINVMLAAVKAKGKTIIENAAREPEIIDIATLLNNMGAKVRGAGTDIIRIDGVDELHGCRHTIIPDRIEAGTYLSMAAAAGSDVLINNVIVEHLEGLLAKLEEMGVPMEIGEDSIRVKEATHLKAINIKTLPYPGFATDLQQPLTPLLLKATGTSLITDTIYPKRVKHIPELVRMGANARVESDMILIEGPIKQLHGVEVEASDLRAGACLVTAGLMAEGTTTITGVENILRGYDHIVEKLTALGADVEMIEDDNK is encoded by the coding sequence ATGAAAAAATTAGTCATTAATGGTGGGAAAAAATTATCTGGAGAAGTGACCATCAATGGGGCTAAAAATAGTACAGTTGCTTTGATACCAGCTGCAATCCTAGCAGATTCACCTGTTGTTTTAGAAGGTGTACCAGATATTCAAGATGTTCATTCATTGATCGATATCCTAAATATAATGAAAGTAGAGACTACTTTTGACGGTTCAACACTAACTATCGATCCAACACATATGGTTTCTATCCCAATGCCAAATGGAAAAATAAAAAGTTTACGAGCATCTTATTATTTCATGGGTGCTTTATTGACTAAATTCGGAAAAGGTGTTGTAGGACTGCCAGGAGGATGCTTTTTAGGACCTCGTCCGATAGATCAACATTTAAAAGGGTTTCGTGCTTTAGGAGCTACTGTAGATAATGAAATGGGTGCCATGTACCTAAGAACCGATGAAAAAGGTTTAGTCGGAACAAGAATGTATTTAGATGTGGTTTCGATTGGGGCTACGATCAACGTTATGTTAGCTGCAGTAAAAGCAAAAGGTAAAACGATTATTGAAAATGCCGCACGTGAGCCTGAAATTATTGATATTGCAACGCTATTAAACAATATGGGGGCAAAAGTAAGAGGTGCAGGAACAGATATTATTCGGATAGATGGAGTCGATGAGCTTCATGGCTGCCGACATACCATTATACCAGACCGAATTGAAGCTGGTACTTACTTATCTATGGCAGCAGCAGCTGGATCAGATGTTCTGATAAACAATGTTATTGTAGAGCACTTAGAAGGATTGTTAGCTAAATTGGAAGAAATGGGTGTACCAATGGAAATTGGTGAAGACAGTATCCGAGTAAAAGAAGCTACTCATTTGAAGGCTATAAATATAAAAACACTTCCTTATCCTGGATTTGCAACTGATTTACAACAACCTTTAACGCCTTTGTTATTGAAAGCGACGGGGACCTCGTTAATTACGGATACTATCTACCCTAAGCGCGTCAAACATATACCAGAATTGGTACGAATGGGTGCAAATGCCCGTGTTGAAAGCGATATGATTTTAATCGAAGGACCAATAAAACAATTACATGGTGTAGAAGTAGAAGCAAGCGATCTAAGAGCAGGAGCGTGTCTTGTGACAGCTGGTTTAATGGCAGAAGGTACCACGACCATTACAGGAGTAGAGAACATTTTACGTGGTTATGATCATATCGTAGAAAAGCTCACCGCTTTAGGTGCAGATGTTGAAATGATTGAAGACGACAACAAATAG
- the rho gene encoding transcription termination factor Rho: MSELLTLTELELKTLKEIYNYAKELKIPYYSQMNKKELALAVIRAQEEKQGFFIVEGVLDVMAQQDFGFLRPINYTPSKEDIYISSSQIKRFGLRNGDKVSGKARPPKPSERYYGLMHVNFVNGKDPEDAKERPHFPALTPLYPEKQITLETEQTKISNRMIDIIAPVGFGQRGLIVAPPKAGKTILLKEIANGIAENYPEAELIILLIDERPEEVTDIERSVKGEVVSSTFDQQPQNHVRVTELVLERAMRLVEDRRDVIILMDSITRLARAYNLVLPPSGRTLSGGLDPAALYRPKRFFGAARNIEEGGSLTILATALVDTGSRMDDMIYEEFKGTGNSELHLSRELAERRVFPAIDIKKSSTRKEELLLENDRLEMIWKLRHAMTGDALDLTDQFIKALRKSKDNESFFEDFTDKTIVQTRNTRGSHR; the protein is encoded by the coding sequence ATGAGTGAGTTATTGACATTGACTGAATTAGAATTAAAAACATTAAAAGAAATTTATAATTATGCTAAAGAACTAAAAATTCCTTACTACAGCCAAATGAATAAAAAAGAGTTAGCGTTGGCTGTTATCCGAGCTCAAGAAGAAAAACAGGGCTTTTTCATTGTTGAAGGAGTGCTAGATGTTATGGCACAACAGGATTTTGGTTTTTTACGGCCAATCAATTACACACCAAGTAAAGAGGATATTTATATTTCTTCTTCTCAGATCAAGCGTTTTGGCTTGAGAAATGGCGATAAAGTCTCCGGTAAGGCAAGACCGCCAAAACCATCAGAGCGTTATTATGGTCTAATGCATGTAAACTTTGTAAATGGAAAAGATCCAGAAGATGCAAAGGAACGTCCTCATTTTCCTGCGTTAACACCTCTCTATCCAGAAAAACAAATTACTCTTGAAACAGAACAAACCAAAATTTCAAATCGAATGATCGATATTATAGCTCCTGTAGGTTTCGGTCAACGCGGGTTGATCGTGGCACCTCCAAAGGCAGGGAAAACAATTTTATTAAAAGAAATCGCAAATGGGATCGCTGAAAACTATCCTGAGGCTGAATTGATTATTTTACTGATCGATGAACGTCCAGAAGAAGTGACAGATATTGAAAGAAGTGTCAAGGGAGAAGTAGTTTCTTCAACATTTGATCAACAACCACAAAACCATGTACGTGTAACCGAATTGGTTCTAGAAAGAGCCATGCGTTTGGTAGAGGATAGACGTGACGTTATTATCTTAATGGATAGTATTACACGTTTGGCACGTGCCTATAATCTGGTTCTTCCTCCAAGTGGCAGAACATTAAGCGGCGGGTTAGATCCAGCAGCATTATATCGACCTAAACGTTTTTTCGGAGCAGCGAGAAATATTGAAGAAGGCGGCAGCTTAACGATTTTAGCTACGGCTTTGGTAGATACTGGAAGTCGCATGGATGATATGATTTATGAAGAATTTAAAGGAACAGGGAATTCTGAATTACATCTATCAAGAGAACTTGCTGAACGTCGTGTTTTCCCAGCTATCGACATCAAAAAATCAAGTACACGAAAAGAAGAACTTTTATTGGAAAATGACCGTTTAGAAATGATATGGAAATTACGCCATGCAATGACGGGAGATGCCTTGGATTTAACTGATCAATTTATCAAGGCCTTACGCAAGTCAAAAGATAATGAATCATTTTTTGAAGATTTCACAGATAAAACTATTGTCCAGACAAGAAATACTAGAGGTTCGCATCGTTAA
- a CDS encoding type B 50S ribosomal protein L31: MKKTIHPDYRQVVFMDTTTGFKFISGSTKNSSETVEWEDGSTYPMIRVEISSDSHPFYTGRQKFTQADGRVDRFNKKYGIADANKQEEA, encoded by the coding sequence ATGAAAAAAACAATTCACCCAGATTACAGACAAGTTGTGTTCATGGATACTACTACAGGATTTAAATTTATTTCAGGATCTACTAAAAATTCAAGCGAAACAGTTGAATGGGAAGACGGTTCTACTTACCCAATGATCCGTGTCGAAATTTCATCTGATTCACACCCATTCTATACAGGACGTCAAAAATTTACTCAAGCAGACGGACGTGTGGACCGTTTCAACAAAAAATATGGTATCGCAGACGCAAACAAACAAGAAGAAGCATAA